A stretch of Stenotrophomonas indicatrix DNA encodes these proteins:
- a CDS encoding YiiX/YebB-like N1pC/P60 family cysteine hydrolase yields the protein MRVFLLVLFLLVPALWPCSVAALEVLEVQEGDLLFVTAGHGGLSAAIDDATGKQGAPSFDHVALVASAPQGWEVLHADEEGSRRQTLEQFREDAKGKQRQIVVYRLRAPPDNAIADAVATARTMLGKPYNTAYVLNDDSYYCSDFIERAFRAHHVFALQPMNFRNPQTGEISRHWVDLYRGMGMEVPQGLPGTNPNDMAAAPVLQRIGVLE from the coding sequence ATGCGCGTATTCCTGCTTGTCTTATTCCTGCTGGTACCTGCGCTGTGGCCCTGCTCGGTGGCCGCGTTGGAGGTGTTGGAGGTCCAGGAAGGCGACCTGCTGTTCGTCACCGCCGGCCATGGCGGCCTGAGTGCGGCCATCGACGATGCGACCGGAAAACAAGGCGCGCCCAGCTTCGACCATGTCGCGCTGGTGGCTTCCGCACCGCAGGGCTGGGAGGTGCTGCACGCCGATGAAGAGGGCTCGCGCCGGCAGACGCTGGAACAGTTCCGCGAGGACGCGAAAGGCAAGCAGCGGCAGATCGTGGTCTATCGCCTGCGTGCGCCGCCGGACAATGCCATCGCCGATGCCGTGGCCACCGCGCGCACGATGCTGGGCAAACCGTACAACACTGCCTACGTGTTGAACGACGACAGTTACTACTGCTCGGATTTCATCGAGCGCGCGTTCCGTGCGCACCATGTGTTCGCACTGCAGCCCATGAACTTCCGCAACCCGCAGACCGGTGAGATCTCCCGGCACTGGGTTGATCTGTATCGCGGCATGGGCATGGAGGTACCGCAGGGCCTGCCCGGTACCAACCCCAACGACATGGCTGCAGCACCGGTGCTGCAGCGGATCGGCGTACTGGAATAA
- a CDS encoding AMP-binding protein yields MARDTAAHPTYEQALADFSIERGQRQLHGDLQTGINACVECCDRHCGRNALALRWVDAHGALHRYTFEDLRDASARVAQVLAAQGIGKGDVVAGLLPRTPDLLATILGTWRVGAIYQPLFTAFGPKAIETRLKTGRTALVVTDSANRSKLDEVNGCPPVATLLAPEQTLRAGDIDWTARTADATPDFAPVMLRGDALMALLSTSGTTGSPKGVPVPLRALLAFASYMQLAVDLRPEDVFWNIADPGWAYGLYYAVIGPLLLGQATTFSEAGFSVQGLNDIVTRLGVTNLAGSPTAYRQIIAAGPEASAAINGKLRVVSSAGEPLNPEIARWFAAHLGTTVLDHYGQTETGMVVNNHHALDHAVRPGSSGFAMPGYRVAVLDDAGNELPPRTPGILAVDLQQSPIMWFTGYYGADTPALGDRYYLTGDSVECEDDGSISFIGRSDDLITSSGYRIGPFDVESVLMEHPAVAETAVIGVPDPERTEIVKAFVILRAGFSGSDTLAQELQQHVRRRLSAHAYPRQVAFVAELPKTPSGKLQRFLLRKAEIEKQAAAG; encoded by the coding sequence ATGGCCCGCGACACTGCAGCACACCCCACCTACGAACAGGCACTGGCCGATTTCAGCATCGAGCGCGGACAGCGACAGTTGCACGGTGACCTGCAGACCGGCATCAACGCCTGCGTGGAGTGCTGCGACCGCCACTGCGGCCGCAACGCGCTGGCGCTGCGCTGGGTGGACGCCCACGGTGCCCTGCATCGGTACACCTTCGAGGACCTGCGCGATGCCTCTGCGCGTGTTGCCCAGGTGCTGGCCGCGCAGGGCATCGGCAAGGGCGATGTGGTGGCCGGCCTGCTGCCGCGCACACCGGACCTGCTGGCGACCATCCTCGGCACCTGGCGGGTGGGTGCGATCTACCAGCCGCTGTTCACTGCGTTCGGCCCCAAGGCCATCGAAACACGGTTGAAAACCGGGCGCACCGCATTGGTGGTGACCGACAGCGCAAACCGCAGCAAGCTGGACGAGGTCAATGGCTGCCCGCCGGTCGCCACCCTCCTGGCACCGGAGCAGACACTACGTGCCGGCGACATCGACTGGACCGCACGCACCGCCGATGCCACACCTGATTTCGCGCCGGTGATGCTGCGCGGCGATGCGCTGATGGCACTGCTGTCCACCTCCGGCACCACCGGCAGCCCCAAGGGCGTGCCGGTGCCGCTGCGCGCATTGCTGGCCTTTGCCAGTTACATGCAGTTGGCCGTGGACCTGCGCCCAGAGGACGTGTTCTGGAACATCGCCGATCCCGGCTGGGCCTACGGGCTGTATTACGCCGTGATCGGCCCGCTGCTGCTGGGCCAGGCCACCACCTTCAGCGAAGCCGGTTTCAGCGTGCAGGGGCTGAACGACATCGTCACGCGGCTGGGTGTCACCAATCTTGCCGGCTCGCCCACAGCGTACCGGCAGATCATCGCCGCCGGACCCGAGGCCAGTGCGGCCATCAACGGCAAGCTGCGGGTGGTGAGCAGCGCCGGCGAACCGCTGAACCCGGAGATCGCCCGTTGGTTCGCCGCCCATCTGGGCACCACGGTGCTCGACCACTACGGCCAGACCGAGACCGGCATGGTGGTCAACAACCACCACGCACTGGACCACGCCGTGCGGCCGGGATCATCGGGCTTTGCGATGCCCGGTTACCGCGTGGCGGTACTGGACGATGCCGGCAACGAACTGCCGCCGCGCACGCCCGGCATCCTCGCCGTGGACCTGCAGCAGTCGCCGATCATGTGGTTCACCGGCTACTACGGTGCCGACACACCGGCGCTGGGCGATCGCTACTACCTCACCGGTGATTCGGTGGAATGCGAGGACGACGGCTCGATCAGTTTCATCGGCCGCTCGGACGACCTGATCACCTCGTCAGGCTATCGCATCGGTCCATTCGATGTGGAGAGCGTGCTGATGGAACACCCTGCGGTGGCGGAAACGGCGGTGATCGGCGTACCCGATCCAGAGCGCACCGAGATCGTCAAGGCGTTCGTGATCCTGCGCGCTGGGTTCAGCGGCAGCGACACGCTGGCGCAGGAACTGCAGCAGCATGTGCGACGCCGGCTGTCCGCCCATGCGTACCCGCGCCAGGTGGCGTTCGTGGCGGAACTACCAAAGACGCCCAGTGGCAAGCTGCAGCGCTTCCTGCTGCGCAAGGCCGAGATCGAGAAGCAGGCGGCGGCTGGCTGA
- a CDS encoding short-chain fatty acid transporter has protein sequence MASTAAVQDGWMARAALRSAAWAERWFPDAYVFAVLGVVIVALAAMGFGATPQATASAFGDGFWSLIPFTMQMAFVVIGGYAVATAPVVARFIDYLARVPRTGRGAVVYVGLVSMLASLLSWGFSLVFGGLLVRALARRTELRMDYRAAGASAYLGLGAVWAMGLSSSAAQLQANPASMPPGLLEITGVLPFTETIFLWQSIALTSVLIVVSLLIAWLTAPAAGSARTAEDFPGAAQAEPEPLQRRTRPGEWLEYSPLLTVLLSLLAFGWLFNEFANKPLVSAIANLNTYNFMFISLGLLLHWRPRSFLNAVAKAVPSTTGVLIQFPLYGGIAMILTHAAGGDGETLAHRLSSLFVHVASTDTFALVMGVYSAVLGFFVPSGGGKWIIEAPYVMQAANELKAHLGWAVQVYNAAEALPNLINPFWMLPLLGVLGLKARDIVGFTFIQLLVHIPLVLGLLWLLGMTLAYVPPVMP, from the coding sequence ATGGCCTCGACGGCAGCAGTACAGGACGGCTGGATGGCGCGCGCCGCGCTGCGCTCGGCCGCCTGGGCGGAAAGGTGGTTCCCCGATGCGTATGTATTCGCGGTGCTCGGCGTGGTCATCGTCGCGCTGGCGGCGATGGGCTTCGGCGCCACCCCGCAGGCCACCGCCAGCGCCTTCGGCGACGGCTTCTGGAGCCTGATTCCCTTCACCATGCAGATGGCCTTCGTGGTCATCGGTGGTTATGCGGTAGCCACTGCACCGGTGGTCGCGCGCTTCATCGACTACCTGGCCCGGGTGCCACGCACCGGTCGTGGTGCCGTGGTGTACGTCGGCCTGGTCAGCATGCTGGCCTCGCTGCTCAGCTGGGGCTTCTCGCTGGTGTTCGGCGGCCTGCTGGTGCGCGCGCTGGCCCGCCGCACCGAGCTGCGCATGGACTATCGGGCGGCCGGTGCCTCGGCCTACCTGGGCCTGGGCGCGGTGTGGGCGATGGGCCTGAGTTCGTCGGCGGCACAGCTGCAGGCCAACCCGGCCAGCATGCCGCCGGGGCTGCTGGAGATCACCGGCGTGCTGCCGTTCACCGAAACCATCTTCCTGTGGCAGTCGATCGCGCTGACCTCGGTGTTGATCGTGGTCTCGCTGCTGATCGCCTGGCTGACCGCGCCGGCCGCCGGCAGTGCGCGTACCGCCGAAGATTTCCCCGGCGCGGCGCAGGCCGAACCGGAGCCGCTGCAGCGCCGCACCCGTCCGGGCGAGTGGCTGGAGTACAGCCCGTTGTTGACCGTGCTGCTTTCGCTGCTGGCCTTCGGCTGGCTGTTCAACGAGTTCGCCAACAAGCCATTGGTCAGCGCGATCGCCAACCTCAACACCTACAACTTCATGTTCATCTCGCTGGGCCTGCTGCTGCACTGGCGCCCGCGCAGCTTCCTCAACGCGGTGGCCAAGGCGGTACCGAGCACCACCGGTGTGCTGATCCAGTTCCCGCTGTACGGCGGCATCGCGATGATCCTCACCCATGCTGCCGGTGGCGACGGTGAGACGCTGGCGCACCGGCTGTCGAGCCTGTTCGTGCACGTGGCCAGCACCGATACGTTCGCGCTGGTGATGGGCGTGTACTCGGCGGTGCTGGGCTTCTTCGTACCGTCCGGTGGCGGCAAGTGGATCATCGAAGCGCCGTACGTGATGCAGGCCGCGAACGAGCTGAAGGCGCACCTGGGCTGGGCGGTGCAGGTCTACAACGCGGCGGAAGCGCTGCCGAACCTGATCAATCCGTTCTGGATGCTGCCACTGCTGGGCGTGCTCGGCCTGAAGGCCCGCGACATCGTCGGCTTCACGTTCATCCAGCTGCTGGTGCACATCCCGCTGGTGCTGGGGTTGCTGTGGCTGCTGGGCATGACCCTGGCCTACGTGCCGCCGGTGATGCCGTAG
- the ubiA gene encoding 4-hydroxybenzoate octaprenyltransferase gives MADTPLSAPHPAPTPRWRHYWSLMRADRPIGTLLLLWPTWWALWLAAGGLPPLWTLFVFTAGVWLTRSAGCVINDYADRWLDPHVERTKARPLATGAISGRAALALFAVLMLVAFGLVLTLNGLTIALSFIGVFLAASYPYLKRYTHLPQVYLGMSFGWGIPMAFAAVQGEVPMLGWLLYAGNILWSTAYDTWYAMVDREDDLKMGSHSTAILFGDLDLVIQGVLYALFLATMTLVGVRGGLGGYYLAGVAVATLLVVYEFWICRNRERGPCFKAFLHNNWVGAALFAGIAVDLALR, from the coding sequence ATGGCTGATACCCCCCTTTCCGCGCCGCATCCGGCGCCGACGCCGCGTTGGCGGCATTACTGGTCCCTGATGCGCGCCGATCGCCCGATCGGCACGCTGCTGCTGCTGTGGCCCACCTGGTGGGCGTTGTGGCTGGCCGCTGGCGGCCTGCCGCCGCTGTGGACCCTGTTCGTGTTCACCGCTGGCGTCTGGCTGACCCGCTCGGCCGGTTGCGTCATCAACGACTACGCCGACCGCTGGCTCGACCCGCACGTGGAGCGCACCAAGGCGCGACCGCTGGCGACTGGTGCGATCAGCGGCCGTGCGGCGCTGGCGCTGTTCGCGGTGCTGATGCTGGTGGCCTTCGGCCTGGTGCTGACCCTGAACGGCCTGACCATCGCCCTGAGCTTCATCGGCGTGTTCCTGGCGGCCAGCTATCCCTACCTGAAGCGCTACACCCATCTGCCGCAGGTCTACCTGGGCATGTCCTTCGGCTGGGGCATCCCGATGGCCTTCGCCGCCGTGCAGGGCGAGGTGCCGATGCTGGGCTGGCTGCTGTATGCCGGCAACATCCTGTGGTCCACCGCCTACGACACCTGGTACGCCATGGTCGACCGCGAAGACGACCTGAAGATGGGTTCGCACTCCACTGCGATCCTGTTCGGCGACCTGGACCTGGTCATCCAGGGCGTGCTGTACGCGCTGTTCCTGGCCACGATGACGCTGGTGGGCGTGCGCGGCGGGCTGGGTGGGTACTACCTGGCCGGCGTAGCGGTGGCGACGCTGCTGGTGGTGTACGAGTTCTGGATCTGCCGCAACCGCGAGCGTGGGCCGTGCTTCAAGGCCTTCCTGCACAACAACTGGGTGGGTGCCGCGCTGTTTGCCGGTATCGCCGTGGATCTGGCGCTGCGTTGA
- a CDS encoding DUF6869 domain-containing protein, translating to MHRNKSIESAGRPHGGPQTIAEAWVQFNRLPMGASERQSHMQVLDVVDDIIQRDADGGWEFIEAVRQMDVDAPLLSSLAAGPLEDYLVAHGEAEIEKLESLAKQHPSVRELLGRTWKNFMSDEVWRRVQRAARSG from the coding sequence ATGCATCGAAATAAAAGTATTGAATCAGCCGGAAGGCCGCATGGTGGACCGCAGACGATCGCCGAAGCATGGGTTCAGTTCAATCGACTTCCCATGGGCGCCAGTGAGCGGCAATCGCACATGCAGGTGCTGGATGTTGTCGATGACATCATTCAGCGGGATGCCGACGGAGGATGGGAATTCATTGAGGCCGTCAGGCAGATGGATGTGGATGCACCTCTGCTATCCAGTCTCGCTGCCGGACCATTGGAGGACTACTTGGTGGCCCATGGCGAGGCAGAGATCGAGAAGCTGGAGAGCCTGGCAAAGCAGCACCCTTCTGTTCGTGAGCTGCTTGGCCGAACGTGGAAGAACTTCATGTCGGACGAGGTCTGGCGGCGAGTACAGCGTGCCGCCCGGTCAGGCTGA
- a CDS encoding RHS repeat domain-containing protein — MALIQTPASGVPELAYIQPDHLGTPRVVIDPLRDVAIWEWSNKSEVFGDQAPANDPDGDGVVFDLALRFPGQQATDASGLFYNYQREYDPGVGRYSQSDPIGLEGGVSTYAYVHGNPVSYADPEGLQSVGPMGAYIGGEPRASDACVEAAILDSALNLTPGVGTIKAFTEGAHSLDSASAVMSTAAAATEVHTWRADAAANARLQELDRWGRNLREQSQIRTGIQANKSLNQLFRVIGRNLGLLSLGVEAMKFAEAAEECWCKVK; from the coding sequence GTGGCGTTGATCCAGACACCAGCCTCGGGCGTGCCGGAGCTGGCGTACATCCAGCCCGATCACCTGGGGACACCGCGCGTAGTGATCGACCCGTTGCGTGATGTTGCGATCTGGGAGTGGAGCAACAAGAGTGAGGTGTTTGGCGATCAGGCGCCGGCCAATGATCCCGATGGGGATGGCGTGGTGTTTGATCTGGCGCTGCGCTTCCCGGGCCAGCAGGCCACCGATGCGAGTGGCTTGTTCTACAACTACCAGCGGGAATACGACCCGGGAGTGGGGCGGTACTCGCAGAGCGATCCGATTGGGTTGGAAGGGGGCGTAAGCACCTATGCCTATGTACATGGCAATCCGGTGAGCTACGCTGATCCAGAGGGTTTGCAGAGCGTTGGACCCATGGGGGCGTACATCGGGGGTGAGCCTCGGGCCTCTGACGCGTGCGTGGAGGCGGCAATCCTCGATTCTGCTCTAAATCTGACGCCCGGAGTTGGAACAATCAAAGCGTTCACTGAGGGTGCCCATTCTCTGGATTCAGCCTCTGCGGTGATGAGCACGGCTGCAGCGGCGACTGAGGTGCACACGTGGAGGGCAGATGCCGCTGCCAACGCAAGGCTTCAGGAACTTGATCGATGGGGAAGGAATCTTAGAGAACAATCTCAAATTAGAACGGGCATCCAAGCTAACAAGAGCCTAAATCAGCTTTTTCGAGTCATTGGACGCAATTTGGGCTTGCTAAGCTTGGGCGTCGAAGCGATGAAATTCGCCGAAGCGGCTGAGGAGTGCTGGTGCAAGGTCAAATGA
- a CDS encoding RHS repeat-associated core domain-containing protein yields the protein MLKRLKGLSCAVLAMAALGCVGTTAVQAQEVQKKWESYLSMGQPRATEAAVQKDIKSLFSQYEKDKPFDWHVKRQRVLGKKVIYDYRVRPEKIVTTDWVYTHSGQEYSSEDQIRSVILATRVSDPQCPATTLTEDPWVELLGLGRGDDGSVTNEEKDFHYTLNFYHQSTQECSSIVGWEHVRRARTALCPNRPSLTWNEALQMCSLVRQDEPHMSPMLSYTSAPLPPQQCPVGNPCDPTTGDKSQPEPDFNLGWVSFERHYHSLTSTAGGALGTGWTHSHNLRLTAGVDDATFPPSPELKVGLIGADGGQTAFQKVGASYEAMDGSGDRAVQQGTNWQLSRAGERIHFDAAGLMQRRDFEDGTSLIYAHDSRGRLLSITHSTGRRVDVQYLVQGDDSLISALVVAGQPVVSYAYSPAGELISATYADGASRTYHYEDARFPAYLTGVTAEDTRRYSWFGYDAKGRVTCSRHSGDCSQADVGIDGVRLEYTQAGTTIVTDALGKQSTYALTASGTSGLPRKVNGITESNGSTTRAYLPEGTDFRRRLQSVTDRRGVVTSYAYAEASDAAVGAVSVTTTTEAAGTPDQRVSETRVAMDSNRLVQQTVGNREIRIARNARLQPTTITVRDMVTGDTRITTQTYCEAEGPECPLVGLLRSVDGPRSDVADVSTYAYYTADDAGCATSGACSYRKGDLRSVTNALGQTVETLAYDALGRPLSAKDANGVVTDYTYHARGWPTSVTVRGATTAEDRATQISYWPTGQVQRTTEPDGSSVTYVYDAAQRLTDIADSADNTIHYTLDNAGNRLQENTVDADGTLRRTLARVYNTLGQLTTLKDAGNNATGFAYDANGNPQSVTDALQRETTQQYDPLNRLAQTLQDVGGVAAEIRSQYNALDQVTQVTDPKGLHTTYAYNGFGDLTGQVSPDSGNTTFTVDAAGNRKTRTDARGVTATYSYDALNRLVGIAYPDPNLDVGYHYDTAPAVCASDERFAKGRLGQVLHANGSTAYCHDRFGQVTRKVQTINGVASTLRYAYSKSGRLTALTYPDGSVADYVRDAQGRISQIGLTRPGQARQVVVNNVTHAAFGPATGWTYGNGRQLQRPLDLDYRPQAVHDPAAGGLSLGYGYDPVGSITELKSGAGSEVLAKYAYDTLGRLTQTQDGATGTPIETYGYDATGNRTSLTTSAGTASYTYPADSHRLIAVDGQARNQDAAGNTTSIGSKTFAYNDANRMSAVKQGAAVVESYGYNHRGERVLRAPASGDAQITVYDEAGQWVGNYSATGQAQHQAIWLDNYPVALIQTPATGVPGLAYIQPDHLGTPRVVIDPMRDVAIWEWSNKSEVFGDQAPANDPDGDGVAFELALRFPGQQATDASGLFYNYQREYEPAVGRYSQSDPIGLEGGVSTFIYATGNSVEFTDPLGLNKQVGVGGSAGGAGPGVAVTGSINVGVSIPKNLGNVSCYQIYGSLQISGMLGGGAYLGAGTSISASESSGPLPDRSWGVYRYSEVAGGWGPSIGGSVQGSTNLLEGNKEGDNWAWLRRLFSLEDMERDKMSGGSISIPPLPGVGFGAMTGSGYTISGQMATPTGKGCGCP from the coding sequence ATGTTGAAGCGATTGAAGGGTCTGTCGTGCGCAGTGCTGGCGATGGCCGCGCTGGGGTGCGTGGGTACCACTGCGGTGCAGGCGCAGGAGGTGCAGAAGAAGTGGGAGAGCTATCTGTCGATGGGCCAGCCGCGAGCCACCGAAGCGGCGGTGCAGAAGGACATCAAGTCGCTCTTTTCCCAGTACGAGAAGGACAAACCCTTCGATTGGCATGTCAAACGCCAACGCGTCCTTGGAAAGAAGGTCATCTACGATTACCGGGTGAGACCCGAGAAGATCGTTACTACCGACTGGGTCTACACCCACTCAGGGCAGGAGTACTCATCCGAAGATCAGATTCGTAGCGTGATCCTCGCTACCCGCGTCAGCGACCCGCAGTGCCCGGCGACTACCCTCACGGAGGATCCTTGGGTGGAGCTCCTTGGACTTGGCAGGGGCGACGACGGTAGCGTCACCAACGAGGAGAAAGATTTTCATTACACCTTGAACTTCTATCACCAGAGCACTCAAGAATGCTCGTCGATAGTGGGGTGGGAGCATGTGCGCCGGGCCAGAACGGCGCTTTGTCCGAATCGACCGTCCCTGACGTGGAATGAGGCCCTGCAGATGTGCTCTCTGGTCCGGCAGGACGAGCCGCACATGTCGCCCATGCTCTCCTACACAAGCGCGCCGCTGCCGCCGCAGCAGTGTCCTGTTGGTAACCCGTGTGATCCGACCACTGGCGATAAATCCCAGCCTGAGCCGGATTTCAACCTTGGATGGGTGAGCTTCGAACGCCACTATCACTCCCTGACAAGCACGGCGGGCGGCGCGTTGGGTACGGGCTGGACCCATTCCCACAATCTGCGGCTTACCGCAGGCGTAGACGACGCCACCTTCCCTCCCAGCCCTGAACTGAAAGTTGGGCTGATCGGCGCCGATGGCGGGCAGACCGCATTCCAGAAAGTGGGGGCAAGCTACGAAGCCATGGACGGAAGCGGCGATCGCGCGGTCCAGCAGGGCACCAACTGGCAACTTTCACGTGCCGGAGAGCGCATTCATTTTGATGCCGCTGGCTTGATGCAGCGCCGCGATTTCGAAGACGGAACGTCGCTGATCTATGCACACGACAGCCGTGGCCGCCTGCTCAGCATCACCCATTCAACCGGTCGGCGCGTGGACGTCCAGTACTTGGTGCAGGGCGACGATTCACTGATCTCGGCCCTGGTGGTTGCCGGCCAGCCTGTGGTGAGCTACGCCTACTCCCCCGCCGGCGAATTGATCAGCGCGACCTACGCAGACGGTGCCAGCCGCACGTATCACTATGAGGACGCCCGCTTCCCGGCCTATCTGACCGGCGTGACCGCCGAAGACACCCGTCGCTACAGCTGGTTCGGCTACGACGCCAAGGGGCGGGTCACCTGCAGCCGCCATTCCGGCGATTGCAGTCAGGCCGACGTGGGCATTGATGGCGTGCGCTTGGAGTACACCCAGGCAGGCACCACCATCGTCACCGACGCACTGGGCAAGCAGAGCACCTACGCATTGACTGCCAGCGGTACCAGCGGCCTTCCGCGCAAGGTCAATGGCATCACCGAAAGCAACGGCAGCACCACTCGCGCCTATCTGCCCGAGGGCACCGATTTCCGGCGTCGGCTGCAGTCGGTGACCGATCGTCGTGGTGTCGTCACCAGCTACGCCTATGCCGAGGCCAGCGATGCTGCCGTAGGCGCCGTCAGCGTGACCACCACCACCGAAGCGGCCGGTACTCCGGATCAGCGCGTCAGCGAGACGCGCGTCGCCATGGACAGCAATCGGCTGGTGCAGCAGACCGTCGGTAACCGTGAGATTCGCATCGCACGCAATGCGCGCCTCCAGCCAACCACCATCACCGTGCGCGACATGGTGACCGGTGACACCCGCATCACCACGCAGACCTACTGTGAGGCAGAGGGCCCGGAGTGCCCGCTGGTGGGACTGCTGCGTAGCGTGGATGGCCCGCGCAGTGATGTGGCGGATGTCTCCACCTATGCCTACTACACCGCGGACGACGCGGGATGCGCGACCAGTGGTGCCTGCAGTTATCGCAAGGGCGACCTGCGCAGCGTGACCAATGCGCTGGGCCAGACGGTCGAGACCCTGGCCTACGACGCACTCGGGCGGCCGTTGTCGGCGAAGGACGCCAACGGCGTGGTCACCGATTACACCTACCATGCCCGCGGCTGGCCGACCTCCGTCACCGTGCGCGGTGCTACCACAGCCGAGGACCGGGCTACACAGATCAGCTACTGGCCGACTGGCCAGGTACAACGGACCACCGAACCCGACGGCAGCAGCGTCACTTACGTCTACGACGCCGCGCAGCGGCTGACGGACATTGCCGACAGTGCCGACAACACCATTCACTACACTCTGGACAACGCCGGCAACCGCCTGCAGGAGAACACGGTCGATGCGGATGGCACGCTGCGCCGCACGCTGGCCCGTGTCTACAACACACTCGGGCAGCTGACCACGCTGAAGGATGCCGGCAACAATGCCACCGGCTTTGCGTACGACGCCAATGGCAATCCGCAGTCGGTCACCGATGCCCTGCAGCGTGAGACGACCCAGCAGTACGATCCGCTGAACCGGCTGGCGCAGACCCTGCAGGACGTGGGCGGTGTTGCCGCGGAAATCCGCAGCCAGTACAACGCGCTGGATCAGGTCACCCAGGTGACCGATCCCAAGGGCCTGCACACCACCTACGCCTACAACGGCTTTGGTGATCTGACCGGACAGGTCAGCCCCGACAGCGGGAACACTACTTTCACTGTTGACGCCGCTGGCAACCGCAAGACTCGCACTGATGCGCGCGGCGTGACCGCCACCTACAGCTACGACGCGCTCAATCGACTGGTCGGCATTGCCTATCCGGATCCCAACCTGGACGTGGGCTATCACTACGACACCGCACCAGCCGTATGTGCCAGCGACGAGCGTTTCGCCAAGGGTCGCCTGGGCCAGGTGCTGCACGCCAATGGCAGCACCGCGTACTGCCATGACCGCTTTGGCCAGGTCACCCGCAAGGTGCAGACGATCAACGGTGTAGCCAGCACGCTGCGCTACGCCTACAGCAAGTCCGGTCGCCTGACCGCGTTGACCTACCCGGACGGCAGCGTCGCCGACTATGTGCGCGACGCCCAGGGGCGGATCAGCCAGATTGGCCTGACCCGCCCGGGACAGGCCCGGCAGGTGGTGGTCAACAACGTGACCCACGCAGCCTTCGGGCCGGCGACCGGCTGGACCTACGGAAACGGCCGCCAGCTGCAGCGCCCGCTGGATTTGGACTACCGTCCGCAGGCGGTGCATGACCCCGCGGCGGGCGGTCTGTCACTGGGCTACGGCTACGATCCCGTCGGCTCGATCACCGAGCTGAAGAGCGGTGCGGGCTCGGAAGTGCTGGCCAAGTACGCCTATGACACGCTCGGCCGACTGACCCAGACCCAAGACGGTGCGACGGGCACGCCGATTGAAACCTATGGCTACGACGCCACCGGCAACCGCACCTCGCTGACCACGTCGGCCGGGACCGCAAGCTATACCTATCCGGCTGACAGCCATCGACTGATTGCCGTGGACGGTCAGGCGCGCAACCAGGATGCCGCAGGCAACACCACCAGCATTGGCAGCAAGACGTTCGCCTACAACGATGCCAATCGCATGAGTGCGGTGAAGCAGGGTGCTGCTGTCGTGGAGAGTTACGGTTACAACCACCGCGGTGAGCGCGTGCTGCGTGCGCCAGCCAGTGGTGATGCGCAGATCACTGTCTATGACGAAGCCGGGCAGTGGGTCGGCAACTACTCGGCGACCGGGCAAGCGCAGCATCAGGCGATCTGGCTGGACAACTACCCGGTGGCGTTGATCCAGACACCCGCCACGGGCGTGCCGGGGCTGGCGTACATCCAGCCCGATCACCTGGGTACGCCGCGTGTGGTGATCGACCCGATGCGCGATGTCGCGATCTGGGAGTGGAGTAACAAGAGCGAGGTGTTTGGCGATCAGGCACCGGCCAATGACCCGGACGGGGACGGTGTGGCGTTTGAGCTGGCGCTGCGCTTCCCGGGCCAGCAGGCGACGGATGCGAGTGGCTTGTTCTACAACTACCAGCGGGAGTACGAGCCGGCGGTGGGGCGGTACTCGCAGAGTGATCCGATTGGGTTGGAGGGGGGAGTGTCGACCTTTATTTACGCTACAGGCAACTCCGTCGAATTCACGGACCCCTTGGGATTGAATAAGCAAGTCGGGGTTGGGGGTTCGGCGGGGGGGGCTGGCCCAGGTGTGGCAGTGACTGGATCGATAAACGTCGGGGTATCGATTCCAAAAAATTTGGGCAATGTTTCCTGCTACCAAATCTATGGTTCATTGCAGATAAGCGGAATGCTTGGCGGGGGGGCGTATCTAGGTGCAGGTACATCAATAAGTGCCTCGGAGAGTTCTGGCCCGTTGCCAGACAGATCTTGGGGCGTTTATCGATACTCTGAAGTGGCCGGCGGCTGGGGGCCGTCCATTGGCGGCTCCGTTCAAGGATCCACCAACCTGTTGGAAGGAAATAAGGAGGGCGACAACTGGGCTTGGCTGCGTCGCCTCTTCTCGTTGGAAGATATGGAAAGAGATAAGATGAGTGGTGGATCCATCTCCATCCCACCGCTTCCTGGTGTTGGATTTGGTGCAATGACTGGATCCGGGTATACGATCTCAGGGCAGATGGCTACGCCAACTGGCAAAGGGTGCGGGTGTCCTTGA